GCAGTTTCCAAACTCATTTTTAGTGTTAAAGCTAAAGTAGCCCGAATCATATTTCCGTGACAGACTAGCGCAACAGAGGAACCAGCATAATTCTCCCGAACATCTTCTAACACACCTTCTACACCTTCCTGAGCCTCCACCAGTATCTTCGCCATTTCCAAGCGGGTTTCATCCTCAGAAAGGTCTAAGGGATCTGTCCACAAAGGAATCTCGCGCAGACGTGAGTCTACCCTCACGGAAGAATCACCAGCCAAAACAGCGGCTGTATCGCGCGCTCTTTGATAGGGACTACTATAGTAAGCAACTATTGGGTAGTTGCTTAAAAATTGGGCAAGGTCTTGAACTTCTTTTCTACCATGCTCACAAAGACCATCTTCTGGCTTTTGCGCACGGGGGTCAACTCCAGTATCCCCGTGGCGAATCAAAAGTATTGTTGTTGAACCACTAGTCATCTATAAAAAAACTCCCCAATAAACAACTCTAAACATTAGTTAGCATCCAGCAAAATTAAGCTTATAAGCGCTGATGGCGGTGGGGGCGAGATTCGAACTCGCGTGGGGATAAATCCCCCCTCGGTTTTCGAGACCGGGCCATTTAACCACTCTGGCACCCCACCTAAATGGTGTCCCCGGTGAGACTCGAACTCACAACCTTTGGCTCCGCAAGCCAACGCTCTATCCATTGAGCTACGGGGACATCAAAATAAATCCAAACCACCCATTAACTACAAAAAACCAATCAACTCAAACCAGTCTTATCAGAAAGCCAATGAGCAGAACGCTCCATCCAGTCAGTTGGGGGCTCAGTGACAAACTTCAAGTGCTTAGCTAATACATTTTTTATGCGGTGCTCATCTGTCTCCCCCAAAAGCATTATTAACTGCCCAGGAAAACCTCTTTTCAAAGTAACAACAAGGACACGTTCCCCTCCTAGATCCCTAAACCAAAATTCATCTAAATCTTTCCACGGGTACAAGGTTCCAGAAAAAGAAACCCCGTCTACTGTAATTTTATGGTGCAAGGTCTGGGGTTCTTTTGTGGAAAGCAAATAACTTACAAATGTAATCGCAAATACAACTCCAAGTAAGATAAATTCGCGCAGGAAAAGAGCTACAAAGCTAACTAAAACCACAATCACAGCTACAGTAGTAAACCAACTTTTATCGCGCTGTTTAAACGGTCTTTCTGAGGCTTCCCAATCTAATAGTACATCATCCTCACCCTTTTCATGGGCAGAGAAACTTTCATAATTTTCACTTTTTTCTATGCTTTGTTCTTCCATCTATTAAACTAATCACCTCCTTCTGTTCAAATACCTTATCCCCACAAATCAGGCGCTGCAAAGTTCTAGCCCATCCTAGCAAATCGGGATTGGGACAAGACATCGTGGCGGAAGGGGTGGGATTCGAACCCACGGTCCCGATAAATCGAGACACTGGTTTTCAAGACCAGCGCTTTCAACCACTCAGCCACCCTTCCACTAACCACTAAATCAAATTCCTGGTTTTTCCCGTAAACGCAGCCAAAAAGGCTACTACGGGATTAATTCGGCCACCGCATCAGGCTCGCCCAAGCTCACCTTCTGCGGGCCTCATTGAACAAGACCAGCGCTTTCAACTCCGCCTACGCTAAGGCTTCGGCGGACTAATTCGACTTTCGATTCTTCCACCAGATTGGAATAATCGAGTCTCATTGAGCACTCAGCCACCCTTCCACTAACCACTCTAATGGTACCAAGAATTGTTTAAAATTACTAGTTACCACCATGCGCTATAACTAGTACCCACACACTTCGAGCTCCCTTTTTCTTAAGCATTTTAGAAGCTTCAGAAAGGGTAGCACCTGTAGAACAAACATCATCAACCAGAACAATGTTTTTACCTTCTAAAGCACTTGAACAGGAAAAAGCACCTCGGACATTTTTCTTTCTTTCTTGCTGGTTTAGCTTAGTTTGGCTTTGCGTATAGTGAGCACGCTTCAATCCCAAGAACGACACGCTCAAATCCAACTGCTGCGCTAAATATTTTGCGAAAATCTCAGACTGATTAAAGCCCCGCTCCCAAAGCCGCAAAGGGTGCAAAGGTATGGGAACTAGTACAGTATCAGGCAAAAAAGAAATGGAACTATATGCCAACCACAAAGAAACTAAATCTGCAAATCTTGAAAACAACGCCCACTCACCCCAATATTTTGCCCGACAAATTGCAAGCCGCAAGGGACCTTGGTACTGAAACGGAACCAAAAGTCGATCCACACTGTAACGAGTTGCACAACCAGGATGAGTGAAGCCTCCAATAGCAGGTCTTCCGCAAACTAAACAGTACTGAAACGGAGCGTAAGATAACTTATCTTCGCATTTGGGACATAACCAAGACCCAAACCGCCTGCAGCCCACACACTTTCGGGGAAAAAGAAAAGAAACTAAAACTTTCCCCAACTTATCCACAATTGCTCTTGTTGCTGTATTAATGGGTATCATATTTACAAAGTGTTATAGTATTAATAATTTTGGTCTTGTAGTCTTATTAGTTGCTTTGGTTTTCTGTTTATGCTATAATTCCCCTGATTGAAGAAGTCTTTTCTTCGTGCACTCTAACAACTCGTGGGGATGACTTGGTTTCGATTGAAAACAAGTTCTAGATCTTCAAGCCGAGCAAACCTCGTTAATCTTTAAGTCTCCCAATCTATTGGGAGCAGGCAAAATAAATGCCAACTTATTCTCTAAAGTAGAGGAATCAATTAACCGATTTGCGTCGGCACTTGTTTCCCCTACTCCTCAGTACGCCTTAGCGTAACCTGAGGTGTCCGCTTGGCTTTCTCCCGATGAAGCCTTGCCGGGCATCATCCAGTCGGGATGCGGTATAAAAATCTGGTTTTGTTTTGTACCAAAGAACTTATAAACCACACTCAGGCATGTGTTTGTTAGCTTTTACCACCTGAGTATTATTAAAGCTAACTATGCTTGTAAACTGATCTAGAGTAGTTTTCGAGACGGGGGTTCGACTCCCCCCATCTCCACCACGCTTAGCGTGGTGTAGGCCCGCTTAGCGGGCCCACCATGGAAAGCTTTAAGGATCGGGAATTTGGAAGCCTTAGTCGAATAGGACAAGAGATCTCCCCTTTCAGTACCTAACTCACCGGTACAGATATAACCACAAGTTAAGCCGGACAAACATGGTAACCCTTTTTTAATTTATCAAGTTACGACGCAACAAAGAAATCCCGTCGTTTGACGGGATTTTGTGTTTCCTCAACCCACATTTATTTTTTCAATTCATCCTTCATAGCCCTTTCCGCATCTCTTTGCATTGCCTGTTCTTTTAGCTCTTCTCGCCGATCCCGTCGTGTCTTTCCTTTACAAATCCCTAACTCTAACTTAGCTAAGCCGCTCTTCAAATACATCTTTAGAGGAACGATAGTAAAACCCTTTCGGGCATCAATACCCACCAAGCGCGCTATTTGGCTTCTTCTCAAGAGGAGCTTTCTCTTCCTTTGGGGGTCAAATGCGTCTCGAGGTGCCTTAGGATAAGGATCAATTCTCATTCCCAAAACATATGCTTCCTCACCAATAATTTTCACGTAACTAGAACCAAGGCTAACCCGCCCCATTCTAATACTTTTTATCTCAGGACCTTTTAACTCAATACCAGCTTCTAAGGTTTCCAAAACTCTGAAGCGGTGGTATGCCCTTTTATTAGTTGTAACAATTTTCACCATGGTTAGTTCCTACGCACAACCTATTATTCAAGCAAACCCATAAATAATTTGTTCTCTGTTACAAAGTACAGATACTTCTCATCACTACTAAGTGCAAGATCCCGCGCGTTCCTAAGTTTATCTGTTCTAAACTGGGCATCTAACACTCCGTATTTATCAAATTTAAGCACCCGAACATTTTTTGGATCCAACAAGTATAAAAAATTAGAATTTTGCCATCCAGCCATAGCCGCGATTTGCTCCAGTGGTAGATCCAACTGGGTACGCACATAAAAATCTTGCTCCACTCCCCTCCTAAATTTATAAAAGCTTTCCGACCAAATATAAATATCGCCATCAATTAGCATAAGGGAATGACCCCCAACTTCTATCTCTTCTCCTAACCAAGGTACATAATCGTACCCGAACACGCTAGGGTAAAATTTAAAAACTTGATTCTGGGCTGAGGAAAGTACATAAACCCAATCAGAAAATAGGGAAACATCTGTTACTTGCCACCCACTATCTAAAGATTGAACTTCCCCTAGCTCCAAACTAGGTTGCAATCTTGCAAACCCTTGCGTCCCCCAAACTAACATGCCTTCTTCACTTGCGGAAAGTCCTTCCAAATTTCCCGGAAAAGAAAGGGATATCGTTTCTACCACCGGTTGGGAAGCGGTCAAATTAGAAAAATGCCAAAGCTTAGAACTTTTCTTATCCAGTAGAAGCAGAGATTCACTCCCAGGCACAAAAACTACAGACACTAGGTCCGTCTTTTCTCCTATACTTGAGAAGTCAAAAACTTTTCTTACTGTTAATTCTTGAATT
This DNA window, taken from Patescibacteria group bacterium, encodes the following:
- the smpB gene encoding SsrA-binding protein SmpB translates to MVKIVTTNKRAYHRFRVLETLEAGIELKGPEIKSIRMGRVSLGSSYVKIIGEEAYVLGMRIDPYPKAPRDAFDPQRKRKLLLRRSQIARLVGIDARKGFTIVPLKMYLKSGLAKLELGICKGKTRRDRREELKEQAMQRDAERAMKDELKK
- a CDS encoding ComF family protein, producing MIPINTATRAIVDKLGKVLVSFLFPRKCVGCRRFGSWLCPKCEDKLSYAPFQYCLVCGRPAIGGFTHPGCATRYSVDRLLVPFQYQGPLRLAICRAKYWGEWALFSRFADLVSLWLAYSSISFLPDTVLVPIPLHPLRLWERGFNQSEIFAKYLAQQLDLSVSFLGLKRAHYTQSQTKLNQQERKKNVRGAFSCSSALEGKNIVLVDDVCSTGATLSEASKMLKKKGARSVWVLVIAHGGN
- a CDS encoding histidine phosphatase family protein, translating into MTSGSTTILLIRHGDTGVDPRAQKPEDGLCEHGRKEVQDLAQFLSNYPIVAYYSSPYQRARDTAAVLAGDSSVRVDSRLREIPLWTDPLDLSEDETRLEMAKILVEAQEGVEGVLEDVRENYAGSSVALVCHGNMIRATLALTLKMSLETAVRLQTYTASLSVLEYRPQGYYLLRLFNSKPYIYNE